A window of Methylocaldum szegediense genomic DNA:
TGAACGTGCCGGATGAAGAAACCACATCGTCGGTCGAGAACGCGACTCCGCTTTCCTGATTCAAGGGATCGTTGAACCGGAAAGTCGGGAAGTCCCGGCGAGTCAAAGTGTAATTGGGCCCCCCGGAGCCTGACGGCAGCGCTTCGAACGTCTGACCGGTCGGCTTGCTACTCTTGTCCCCGGGATTGAGCTGGTTCTTGACGCGCCGGTCCGCTCCGGCATGGAAATGACACGAGGCACAGGCCATGCCGTCGCTGCCGACGTTCATATCCCAGAAAAGCGCCTTGCCAAGGGCGATCGCCATGTTTTTATCGACGACTATGGGATCGGGACCGTCCAAAAGACCCGGTACAGGGGGAATGGGTACCTTTTGCAATGGTAAGGGCTCGGGTCCGTGGGCCAAGGCTGAGTGCGCCGCAAACAGGAATCCTCCCAATACGATGTAATCGCTAATTCGCATTTTTCACCTCGAAGAAACCAGCGCCCGGGACCCCCCTCCAAGTTCCGTCGCTCGAAAGGCCTAGCGATGTTCAAAAAAAGCGGGGTAGGGAAGACAATCCCTAACCCCGGCTCGGGTAGCTCGGATGTAGCGAAACGGGATCTGGCGGTGTTTCCTCGGATCCCATTCAATCGCCCTTATTCGGGCTACCCGCTCTTTGTCAAATCAGGCGTTTGCTGCGCCCGCTTTCCGTCTGCCGAGCGATACCAGACCCATTAGCCCGGTACCGAACAGCCAAACCGCGGCGGGAATGGGGACGGCGCTGACGGGAGCGCCCAACACGATGTTGTCGAGCTCCATGGCAAATCGTTTCCCGTCCGCCGGGGTCAGCGGATAGCCCTTGTAATGGATCCAGAAGGCGTTGATATTGTTAAACGCCTCGTCCAGCTCCAACGTGCCGTCGAAGCCGTTGGCGACCGTTTGATAAGCAACCCGGGTGGGATAATTGGTGCCGTCGCCGGATGCGAGGTCCGGATTCAATGCGGTGTTGAAACCGAGGATTTCCCAAACGTCATCGGGACCATTGTCGCGATTCCCAGCCCTGAGGGGGGCGTGGAAATCTAAGGACTGGAGGCTGAACGCGCTGCCGTCGATAGCGCGGATGTAAATGCCCGACGAATCGGCATGGTAGCCGAGCAGGAAACTAAAGTCCTCGGCTTCGTTTTGATGCACATGAGCGATCGGATTGGTCGGATCGGCTACGA
This region includes:
- a CDS encoding VPLPA-CTERM sorting domain-containing protein — its product is MTTSKTILGLAFSALALTTGSASAAIVDPVTIDFEGMAFGSYAGHANIEPVAGGNCPGAGGNGCYYEDGFAIGIVADPTNPIAHVHQNEAEDFSFLLGYHADSSGIYIRAIDGSAFSLQSLDFHAPLRAGNRDNGPDDVWEILGFNTALNPDLASGDGTNYPTRVAYQTVANGFDGTLELDEAFNNINAFWIHYKGYPLTPADGKRFAMELDNIVLGAPVSAVPIPAAVWLFGTGLMGLVSLGRRKAGAANA